From Argopecten irradians isolate NY chromosome 3, Ai_NY, whole genome shotgun sequence:
CCATCAGAACCATCAGTGTTTGGATTATAGTGGATCCACTGTTTTCAGAAGCTTTCAgagaaatgaaatttgagattttttttaatctacaaTCATTCAATTCTGTGTGATATTATTAAGGGCTAGAAAGCACTGTGAGAATAAACTGATGATATAGCACTTTTGAGATCACAGTTCAATGCCTAAAAGCACTATTCTAAAACCTGCTTCAACTGTGTTCTTTGTTGACCAGTTCTAATACCAATTggtaaatatatcttatatgatACACAGTAACATACAAGATCTGAAAAGAGTAGTTTTTCAGTGAAAAACgttgtactttttttttataaaggagttaaaatataaaattacatttctttATATGACGGACCAACCTCTCACTCACCAACTCTCTTTAACTGGGGTCACCACACAAACAAGAATCTTGACCTTTAAACCTTGACCCAAGTGCAGCAGCACCAAAcgaatgaaaaacaaaaagttCCCTGCCGTAAGCATAATTATTCTTTGACCTTAAAAATGATGTGATACCATACCAACTATGAAATGTTGATATGTGTCCTCATTGTAACATGTGGTGGCCTTTATCTCCAGCCCCAAACTCATACACACACCAAAATAGCAGTCATCTTGGCACTGCTCTCACACTCAAAAACATAGACCTCAAAACTCCACATCCATTTTTGATCTTAAGGAGAGGtataaaggtcaaagttcacacATTATCATATTATTAATGTACACCTATATAACAACATCATATTCTAATCTATTCATAACCATGTTGCCACAGTACGTCTTCTTAATCTTTCGGTTTCAAACCAGCATATATCTTGATATAGCTTATTCTTGTACCAGAGTGAACAAGAATTCCACAGCCCTATTCAACATACAAAACACATACTTTGACATAAAGTTGTTcgtttttttacaaatatacagaaCTTCCCAACATAGCTTTTACTGAAAGCATGTTCAGATTTCATCTTGTACTTATAGCTAGATGAGAATATCTTTTGAGTTTGTATTGCCTCACATGATCTTTTCAGTAATACTTGCTGTATTGACGACAACCACAGATATTTGAGTTGTTGGTCAGCTCACACTAAAGTCATTAGACTAGGACCCTCCTCCATTGGTTTTTATACACAAGCAACATACTCAGCCACTTAGTGGCCAGAACATACAACATTACATTTCTGTTTCCTTCTGTCCAAGCTTCAGAGGTACATCACCGTACTGCTCTAAGTCCTCTTGTAGTGGAGGAATATCGTTTTGGCGATGTTTCATCCGCATCAATGGATACCCCAGAATTCCGGCCAATGTGAGCAGACTTCCTGACATGTAGAACACTGAATCGATGTGGTTGGTAGCGTCCATAAGCCAGCCTGGAGACAAATAAAATGGCTTGTTATTACTCAAAGCTAGATATAAGAACATGTACTTAACTGAACAAGTAGAGGTGAAGCATGCCAGTCGAGTGGAGAAAATTAGTAGCTGTTGGcaaaatgttattttacaataatcaaCCTTTTACAATCTTATGTAAAAATGTCAGTTTCAAATACAATTCATATGGAATGAAAAATGGGGatttaacatttataaaagCAAGATAATAACATATGAAGAGAAAAAAtcggaaggggagataattcagaaTAAAATGGAGATAACCCTATGATAACATACCAGCAACAGGTGACCCGAGAATTGAGGCAATGCCCTGAAACAGGATGAGAAGTCCAAAGGAACTGGTCAGTCTCTCCAAACCAATCAGGTCAACCAGGACAATGGAACGCAACGACAGGAAGGCCGCTGTCAACACAGAAATCAACAATTAACATAACGACAAGAGAAATACTAGTAGAGTTTGCTATTACCGAGAAACTGTTacaatgcatgtatatattttttttaaatatcattagcATCTCCAAAACTATGCTCATTTAAGACTCTATACTTTTTCCGCAAAAAGTTCCATGAATTTGCAAATTATCACTAACTACAAATGAGTAGAATGCTGGTGGTAGAGCATTAAACACTATTCCCTTTTACTTAAGACAACTCAACACATTATTTGTGTCTAACTGTAAAGAATAATGGCATGTTGGTCCTATTAACCAGCACTAGATCTTACCTGTTGTCAGCCCAAATCCACAGGAGAACAGGATCATCAGTGAGTATGTGTTACAGAATGGACACAAAATGGTGAGAACGCCAGCTAACACCAGACTGGAGTTGTTGATCAGCACGGAATTGGCCCACGGACGGTCAGCAATCCAACCGACCAGGACTCGGCCGAGGGTGTTGGACAGACCGATCACGGCTAGGACAAACGACTCTGGGTCCGGAGTAGAGCTGTCCTCCTTTGGCATGTTACGTACTTTCTCGGGCAAGAAAAAATAAGGAATGAAGAAACCTGAAATGAGAAATTTGTAATGAAGAAACAAGTAACCTGTACCCAGCTTACCTAAAGAAAAAAGTACCTGTACCCAGCTTAATTTGTCTTGGGATATTGCAATAATGTTAAATTTACTTCTGTTTATGTGTAGAATGGGAGATATATCGCAAGCAGGTGTCTATACAATTGTgtgttttcaaaaataaaaacaaaatttaggGTTTGAAGTATAAAATTCATGAAATCATCACTATTGCACTACCTACTATTTAAAGTGACTGCCTGCTTTAATTCAGTAAAATAACTGTGCTCCGACATCAATGACCTAAAGGTTATGTAACCAAGGGGCAAGGAATATCAGCTCTAAAATGAATTGGTAGAAATTACAGTAAATAATAAGTCCTTTCCATCCTTTTCAGAACTACTACTTACCAAGCATGTTGAGGAAACTTGTTATTGCGTATATTACAAAAGCTTTTTCCTTCAACAGCGACAGATCAAACATCGTACTCAAGCTCTGAATCCACATGGGAATATCTCTATCTTCATAATTCTCGATTGTCTGCACGCTCGCACTGTACTGAGGCGGCACAGTCATAACAGAAGATCCCAGAATGCACTGGGGTGGCAGAAGATGGTTGTTGGATTGAGATCGTGAATTTCCATTGCTATCGGAAACATTATAAAAACTTCCATTCGTCTTGCCATTAGTCATTGTAGGACTAATATTGTCTTGACTGTTCAAAGTGTTTGAGCTTAAGCTCTTAACATTCAAAGATCCTTCCTGCGACAGTTTTTCCCATGGATCATCCTGGGGCAATGCATCATAACTCCGAGCTTTCGGAGACTCCAGACTTCCACATCCGCTGTCTCGCCTTTCCAGACGCCTTTCGTAGTCCCGCTTACGCCTTTTTTGAGGAGATGCTTTTTTGGGTTCCTCTGTTGTTTCTGAACATGGCATCATAACTGTGGTAGCGGGAGAATTAAAACTGCCCGTTCTCTGAGGCGTGGAACACGCACTACTATTTACACTGCCTACTCCTGTAATGATCAGACTGTTCTTGCTCCTAAGCAAACTGCGTGAGCTGTACCCTAAATGTTCCTTAAGTCTGTTGATATAAGATGCACTCTTATTTCGTAAGTCTATTTTGTCTATCTTAATCAATCTGTTGTCTTTCGTGATAATACAATTGTCAAGTGAGCCATTGCTGATCGTGCGCTGTCGTTCTTTCTCTAAAATCAGTGCTTTCATTATGGAGCCTCTTTGTACAACGCCGCGCTTCATGCGTTTCACCGTGGGCCGTTCTAACGGACGGAATAAGGCACCACAAATGACACACTGTAAGACAATTCCTGCTACCAGCATTGTACACTGTTTCCAATGATACTCCTCGCGAAGGTACTTGTTTAGGGGAGCGAAAATCAGAGTGCCAATCCCCGATCCACACAGTGCAATACCAGTCGCAAATGCACGTTTACGTTCAAACCAGTACCCAATGATGACAATGGCTGGCAAGTAGATTAACCCTAAACCAGCACCTGAAATGATAAAAGTCAACATTGGGAAGTCTCGATATCAAAGAAATTATATATTCTTGAAATTCATGACATTAGAGAGAACTTTTCCACCTTTTAAGGGTATACtaaaatgtttaacattgaTCTTTTAATTTGATAACCATCTGAtcaatttttaaacattttcttatgctacaaattttcttttgttttcctCTACTGTTTACATCTGGCTAGAAGTTTGTACTTTATACTATCAACAGCTCACCAGGCTGCCAGCACACTGGGAATACTTACCAGCAATAATGCCATAGGTCAACACCAGGATCTCTATCGACGGTGCTGACATGCTGATGAGGAATCCTGCACAGGCCAGAATGGCTCCAAATATGGTCACCTTACGGCACCCAAATCTGTTGGCCAGAGCGCCACCAATTGGACctagtaaaataaaataatgatcaTTATCATGAAAACCGCCATGAAACATAATACTTGTACTAacattgtttattatattatattaatttggTATATTTTGGATCAAAAGCTTTTGTcacaacatttttaaaaaaaaatattgaaaaatatttctcaaaatttgAAAGAATTTGAAACTGCaacaaaaatgtcaaaacaaACTACACCTGAGGCTTAAGTCCACTCACCTGCCAACAGGTAACAGCCCACCAGCAGTGATCCCACCAGTGTAGCTTTCCAATGTCCCGCATCATAATAGCTTATAATGTCCTGGACAAACTGtccaaaagtaaaacaaataccATCAACGATTACATTGCACATGAAGGATGCGAATACTATCACCCAGCCCCATCCTCCATCGGGGCATCTTGAGTTTGTGCGCGGCTCTGGCTCCGGCTCAAACTCAATGTCCTTCTCACTGCATTCATCAAATTTCGTGACTTTCATTGTGGCAGCTACAGCCATTGGCTACTGCAGCTTGTTCCAAGTTTACATGTTCAGGTCTGCAAGtagaaagtaaaataaattataaaatacataagAGTAAACATTGGGGATAACGCAAATACAACAGTTGGTTGGCATTCAAGTGTATAAGAAGTCAAACAAACACAGAACAGGGGAGGTAAtaaccaagggagataaccagaGCAACGCAATAAAGGAGAGAACTTAACAAAGGATAACAAAAACAGAACAGGGGAGGTCataaacaagggagataatcatatTAGAACACTCTCGTTTAGTTTTAAATGAGAAACCACTTAAATCATCAAAtgagtacatatatgtatatataaaattgaaaagattGATACGGAGACTTTAATTCCTTTTCACTTTTAATTAGAAATACAGGGAAAATCTAGAGTGCTTGCAGTGAGAGAGGGATACGTAACCAGACATTGATTTATTAGAACACGTACTTAGAGTAGACATTGATTTGTTAGAACACGTACTTAGAGTAGATTTGCAATGTATATTGTCATTGAAATATTAGTTCTTTTAACTGCGCAAAGTCAGCTAGACTAACTTAGCTTCAATGTAAAGTCATGGACTAAATGGAGAACGGACCTaacattttttacatttgtaaagATGTAGCCATTGCGATGGGTGTGTTTAACAATGTAACAACATGTAACAACATGACTTCGCGCTCTAATCACGATATTGAACCCCCTGCTGCTTTATATTAGTGGTCAGCTAGGACAAAAAGGTCAGTGATATCTAAACAGGTCAGTCGGTAATGTACGGCCCAGGATCGCCACACTGACATTAGTCACTGCCATCGATTTtccagagatttttttttctgtcgaGTCAGCAGAGTTTctctgacctatatatataatgtgtggAGTGAATCCAGGCCGTATGGAGCCAATACACATGTTTGGACACTGGCTTCCAAGTACATTTTTCGGTAAATTCACTATCATTTGTAACGTGCCCGGGGATGGTGGGGATTAAATGGTGTagaaacatgtacatttgtatatcattaccAGTATATATTCCTTAATTTCCCTGTACTTCAGTTTAACGTTTCTGGATGATAGACATATAATCTAGAACGAacctatacctttcggccgggtacgaattggtccctaagTGTCGAAGtagagcactgcctccgaaaatcactcgtgcatagttttctatacttttcagtaggtttccaattattttatgcgtatacatgcatttaaatattatttttgtccaaaacaaacataactaccattcttaatatatacCGTGCCGCTCATAATaggtcaaattcacaatttgtggacttgccttataaattcccttcagaaagaccttcatatgtatcatgtaaaaaaaaaatgcctcgTTGagaatttgatgttttatgtggttcagttttattgcctagtaggtaagcaatatcaaacaagtacgataaaaatgcaaacaaacgttttataatggtttgcataatcattactttgctccattagcaataatatgcaccaattgtagctctaaagacgacaccattttctgtcaaaaagtcttttgagctacaacgTTGCAGCTATGTATAATCTTCATCAGTTTCCCGCCTTTTTAGAAGACAGCGTATGACCACACATGCGGACGGACATTTGGGTACATGTGACCGTAACCCCTCCGGTATATTGATCATGATGTGAACATCACACCTGAGTGCTAGAGATCAGCATCTCATACACGTGTATATACGTCGCTACGGTTACCCACAGGCATGTTTTTATAACCTTTGGGTACCGATGAAATCAAAGCCAAAAGATGTGGGTCACCACAAAATCAAACTGGGACACAAGATACAAAGTTTTTGATAAAGCAAGTCACGCTCAACAACAAATACCAGCTACAGAACGTTGTGGAATTGATGTAATTGACATGTCTTTCGATTCTAACAACCCGGAAAGTATGAGTTTACTTGTACTAGATAAAGGACATGTACGTTAGATGCAGTAAATTCAAGATGAAGTTGTCAAGTTTAAACAACCAAAATGTCAACGCCCTCCCGCGGTCTCGTTCTGTTTTGTGATATAAATAGTAAAGTGGTTTAATTTATACAATCTACAATGCGTTTCTCTAGCAAAAATAGGTCCCAGTGGCCGTTCGTCCTTGTAAACATACAGGATCGTATCCTTTACAAGCGTTCACGACATCCAGTTGTTATACACTGTATCTCATACCCCCAAAGTCCACGCAATTATTTCTCTCGTCTATCCCGCATTGCATACAATGTTAAAAGTTCACTTCACAAAAGAAGATTGAGCACATATAATGAAAGTAGAAAGAACGTTACCAGTCCCACTAAGATCAGATTTCGATAAACTTTGTCAAAAAGTAAAGTAACACAATtctcaaaatatatataccaaatgGTTGTGCTGTTCACCCTCAAAACACTAGAACCAGGTAAATCCCCCCCCCCTCTCGCCGATATCTATCTATGGTTCTCTTGATGGATGTAATGATGGATGGATGACAAAGTTTAAGTTCAATCGAAATTGATTCAAACACCAATTCTCAAAATCCACTTAAATTCAAAGTTCTGTCCCCTAAAAATACCAGGACTAGCTTAAGTATTTTTCGTACTCACTGCCTGCGTTCGGACTGATGCAAAAGGGAACTTGACCAGTTTCAGTTAAATCGGATGTGATTAACTTTGTCAGCAGTGGAACGCAATGTCCAACCGGCGCCGGAAACGCAACACCTTAAGTCTCTCCCTTCCCAACTACACAAAAAATACGCAGTAAACCGGGGCCACAGGAGTACTgtgatgtcaaggagacacctaCAACTGTATGTGGTCATAGGAGGGCGGTTGTCAAGGAAACATCGACAACTATGGTCATAGGAGGACGGTTGTCAAGAAAACTTAAAACTATGGTCATAGGATGACGGTTGTCAAGGAAACATCGACAACTATGGTCGTAGGAGGACGGTTGTCCAGGAAATCTTTACCACAATGGTCATAGGAGGACGGTTGTCAAGGAAACATTTACAACAATGGCCACAGGAGGACGGTTGTCAAGGAAACATCGACAACTATGGTCGTAGGAGGACGGTTGTCAAGGAAACATTTACAACAATGGTCATAGGAGGATGGTTGTCAAGGAAACATTGACAACTATGGTCATAGGTGGACAGTTGCCCAGAAAACATCGACAAGTAAGGTAATAGTTTGGCACTTGCAACAACGGTCATCAGAAAGCGGTTACCAAGGTGATATCGACAACTAGTCATGGGACGACTGGTACGTcaacattgtcattgttcttaaaaatttacttaaaagtgcatatatgtaataaaaaaattcgCGGTTTTCTATTCATTATTTTGATCATCTATATAATTAGTTTTATTACTAGCCTCTGAATTACACGAGTTACACCACAAAGTTGTTTGGAACTAGCACGTGATTAGGTCGTGGTATCAAAGTACAATGTGTTCAATACGAACGCACCGTAATCAGAATTAAATCATTCTTTTGTTTTAGCGTTATAAAGAGAATAATAAGACTTGGCCTTGAgcatatgtgtgtatatatatagccaCAGATTCAAGTTCAAAACTTAATACACTTATAATACATCTGGTCTGCTTTGTTCAGCGCGTGGTTCCCGCATGGAACAAAAATCCCTCTGTGGATTGCGACACAccgtatatatatttatatacatatgtacatgcatgttgtACGAAACAGCCTGTTGACCTAAATCCGATTGCGGTCACCACAGCGACATATCGGTAATAAATCCGAATATATCCTATTTATTTAAACCTTTAAAACGAATGAAGATTGGTAAAAAGCATAAACCTACCATCATACAAGGACGACAAATTGACTTAAGAAATCTATCCATCGTGATGACGTCATTCAAGATATTGGCTTCACCAGATATGATTATTTACCtgtcatgacgtcatcaagGTTAATGGCTTAACAAGATTTCTCAATCTCTCCAAGGGTGCATTGCGGTCCCACATGaactctgggagagattgaaGATTTCTACTAGCCAGAATGTCATCGTGAATATTAGCTTCACCGGATATCTAGATGTCAAGACGTCAAGGATATTGGCTCCGCAAAATTTTTACCAGTCAGACGACATGAAGAATTGGATATTGGTTTTACCGGTAATCTACATGTCGGTATTCTGGCCTTAAGATAGGAGTGCATTCGACTTAGatctgtatttttttctctgaagTGTATCCCCTCAGGAGGGCGATTGATATTAAGTAAATGGGAGATGTGCGTACGTGTGTAATCGGCTGAGGGTAGATATAGTTTTGGTATGCGTATTATCCACAAAATGTGCACCAAGTTATGTATGAGACTAAATATACACTCTCTCGAGTACACACAAGAACACGGCACTTGGCCGACCAGTAATGTCATCTGTTCTTCCCTCTGTCGGTGTATCATTGTGTGGCCGTGTATCGTACAGTACGTTGCCCTTATCATCTTCGTTGCTTTTCCGAT
This genomic window contains:
- the LOC138317503 gene encoding monocarboxylate transporter 9-like, yielding MAVAATMKVTKFDECSEKDIEFEPEPEPRTNSRCPDGGWGWVIVFASFMCNVIVDGICFTFGQFVQDIISYYDAGHWKATLVGSLLVGCYLLAGPIGGALANRFGCRKVTIFGAILACAGFLISMSAPSIEILVLTYGIIAGAGLGLIYLPAIVIIGYWFERKRAFATGIALCGSGIGTLIFAPLNKYLREEYHWKQCTMLVAGIVLQCVICGALFRPLERPTVKRMKRGVVQRGSIMKALILEKERQRTISNGSLDNCIITKDNRLIKIDKIDLRNKSASYINRLKEHLGYSSRSLLRSKNSLIITGVGSVNSSACSTPQRTGSFNSPATTVMMPCSETTEEPKKASPQKRRKRDYERRLERRDSGCGSLESPKARSYDALPQDDPWEKLSQEGSLNVKSLSSNTLNSQDNISPTMTNGKTNGSFYNVSDSNGNSRSQSNNHLLPPQCILGSSVMTVPPQYSASVQTIENYEDRDIPMWIQSLSTMFDLSLLKEKAFVIYAITSFLNMLGFFIPYFFLPEKVRNMPKEDSSTPDPESFVLAVIGLSNTLGRVLVGWIADRPWANSVLINNSSLVLAGVLTILCPFCNTYSLMILFSCGFGLTTAAFLSLRSIVLVDLIGLERLTSSFGLLILFQGIASILGSPVAGWLMDATNHIDSVFYMSGSLLTLAGILGYPLMRMKHRQNDIPPLQEDLEQYGDVPLKLGQKETEM